A portion of the Gammaproteobacteria bacterium genome contains these proteins:
- a CDS encoding transposase family protein — MSTQAVARHLGLHWETVKNIDSPNP; from the coding sequence ATGAGCACTCAGGCCGTTGCTAGGCATTTGGGATTACACTGGGAAACCGTAAAAAATATCGATAGCCCTAATCCCTAG